A genome region from Oceanococcus sp. HetDA_MAG_MS8 includes the following:
- the bioB gene encoding biotin synthase BioB: MPSDIVTRHDWTADQVQALFRLPFNELLFRAQQVHRQCHDPRQVQLSTLMNIKTGGCPEDCKYCSQSIRYDTGLDREQLASIEEVRQAAQLAKQAGATRFCMGAAWRGPKAKDLRVVKEMIGVVRDMGMESCVTLGLLKPEQAAELADAGLDYYNHNIDTSPDYYDKVITTRTFQSRIDTLQHVRDAGIKVCAGGILGLGESRQDRGEMLRTLANLPAHPDSVPINQLVAVPGTPMAENTGVDPFEFVRCIAVARILMPYAVVRLSAGRSAMEESLQALCFMAGANSIFYGDKLLTTGNPDVEADQALLNKLGFKAAPVAQARNALHDAHALAV; this comes from the coding sequence ATGCCCTCAGACATTGTTACCCGCCATGATTGGACGGCAGACCAGGTTCAGGCCCTGTTCCGGCTGCCATTTAACGAGCTGCTGTTTAGGGCTCAACAAGTGCACCGCCAGTGCCATGACCCGCGCCAGGTCCAATTGTCGACCCTCATGAACATCAAAACGGGGGGGTGTCCGGAAGATTGCAAATACTGCTCCCAGAGCATTCGTTACGACACCGGCTTGGATCGTGAGCAGCTGGCCTCTATTGAAGAGGTGCGGCAGGCGGCGCAGTTGGCCAAACAAGCGGGCGCCACGCGGTTCTGCATGGGAGCGGCCTGGCGTGGCCCTAAGGCCAAAGATCTGCGCGTCGTGAAGGAAATGATTGGCGTCGTCCGCGACATGGGTATGGAGTCCTGCGTGACACTGGGCTTGTTGAAGCCGGAGCAGGCTGCAGAGTTGGCCGACGCCGGTTTGGATTATTACAACCACAATATCGATACCTCCCCGGATTATTACGACAAGGTCATCACCACGCGGACTTTCCAGAGTCGAATCGACACGCTTCAACATGTGCGAGACGCAGGCATTAAAGTCTGCGCCGGTGGGATTTTAGGCTTGGGTGAGAGTCGGCAGGATCGCGGCGAAATGCTACGGACCTTGGCCAATCTGCCAGCGCATCCGGATTCGGTCCCGATTAATCAGCTGGTGGCTGTGCCTGGAACGCCTATGGCCGAGAACACCGGTGTGGACCCTTTTGAGTTTGTGCGCTGCATTGCGGTCGCCCGCATTCTGATGCCTTATGCGGTGGTCCGGCTCTCTGCGGGACGTAGCGCCATGGAGGAAAGCCTGCAGGCGCTGTGCTTCATGGCAGGAGCTAATTCCATTTTTTATGGAGATAAGTTGCTGACCACCGGGAATCCGGATGTCGAAGCGGATCAGGCGTTGTTAAACAAACTAGGTTTTAAAGCGGCGCCGGTGGCTCAGGCGCGCAATGCACTGCATGACGCTCATGCCTTGGCTGTCTGA
- the ubiA gene encoding 4-hydroxybenzoate octaprenyltransferase, with product MQTSTTPTSAQPAGVLALVLARVQAYAQLVRLDRPIGIWLLLWPTLWALWIAAEGVPPAPILVIFVLGTVLMRSAGCAINDFADRDFDGHVQRTRQRPLATGRIAPWEALLVFAMLCLLALGLVLQLNRLTVLLSLPAAALAASYPFAKRWTSLPQAHLGLAFAWGGPMAFAAVRAEVPPAAWLLLLITTLWAVIYDTFYAMVDREDDRKIGIKSTALLFGSADRMITAALQVLMLLLLGALGHLLQLGGYYAAGLSVAAMLMLWQQWRIRHREPAACLAAFLNNHWLGAAVFLGLFLDYAPQA from the coding sequence ATGCAGACTTCGACCACGCCCACATCAGCTCAGCCCGCTGGCGTATTGGCCTTAGTGCTGGCGCGGGTACAAGCCTATGCCCAGCTCGTGCGCTTGGATCGCCCTATTGGGATTTGGCTATTGCTCTGGCCGACCTTGTGGGCCTTATGGATTGCTGCCGAAGGTGTGCCTCCAGCGCCAATTTTGGTGATCTTTGTGCTGGGCACGGTGCTTATGCGCTCGGCGGGCTGCGCCATTAACGATTTTGCCGATCGCGATTTTGACGGTCATGTGCAACGTACCCGGCAGCGCCCCCTAGCCACTGGGCGGATTGCGCCATGGGAGGCGCTGCTGGTGTTTGCCATGTTGTGTTTACTGGCCTTGGGCTTGGTGCTGCAATTGAACCGGCTCACGGTGTTGTTGTCCTTGCCGGCGGCTGCTTTGGCCGCGAGCTATCCCTTTGCCAAACGTTGGACCTCCTTGCCGCAGGCGCATTTGGGCTTGGCTTTTGCCTGGGGTGGGCCTATGGCCTTCGCTGCGGTGCGTGCTGAAGTGCCTCCAGCGGCATGGTTGCTCTTGCTCATCACCACACTCTGGGCGGTGATCTACGACACCTTCTACGCCATGGTCGATCGCGAGGATGACCGCAAGATTGGCATTAAGTCCACAGCGCTTTTGTTTGGCTCTGCGGATCGGATGATCACCGCTGCCCTGCAAGTGCTGATGCTGTTGCTGCTGGGTGCTTTAGGGCATTTACTGCAATTGGGCGGGTACTATGCGGCCGGCCTGAGCGTCGCCGCGATGTTGATGCTATGGCAACAATGGCGCATTCGTCATCGCGAACCGGCAGCTTGCTTAGCCGCATTCCTGAACAACCATTGGTTGGGAGCTGCAGTATTCCTAGGGCTGTTCTTAGATTACGCCCCGCAGGCGTAG
- a CDS encoding ComF family protein: MPRLGAACPDCAEEQPVVQSCARCLAKPPPWHSLRALAPYAPPFSQWMVQAKYYEDPVSLGMLRLLSAGLPYWRDYRVCPIPTPAARLRARGLNLAAALAWSLAKPRRLPLTEALGCDQTMPAQQGRSRQQRLQSRHKAFKAEACVAGQRILLVDDVMTTGSTLIAATQTLLRAGARRVDVVVWLRTPPPH, from the coding sequence TTGCCCCGCCTTGGAGCCGCCTGTCCTGACTGCGCCGAAGAGCAGCCCGTGGTTCAAAGCTGTGCACGCTGCCTGGCCAAGCCACCGCCATGGCATAGCCTGAGAGCACTCGCCCCTTATGCGCCCCCGTTCAGTCAATGGATGGTGCAGGCCAAATATTATGAAGACCCGGTCAGCCTGGGCATGCTGCGACTCCTCAGCGCCGGCCTGCCTTATTGGCGTGATTACCGCGTCTGTCCCATACCCACACCGGCAGCGCGCCTGCGAGCACGTGGCCTGAACTTGGCTGCGGCTTTGGCCTGGAGCTTGGCAAAGCCTCGCCGCCTGCCACTCACAGAGGCTTTAGGCTGCGACCAAACCATGCCAGCGCAGCAAGGCCGTAGCCGGCAGCAACGGCTGCAATCACGCCACAAGGCCTTCAAGGCAGAAGCCTGCGTCGCCGGCCAGCGCATTTTGCTAGTGGATGATGTGATGACCACCGGAAGCACACTGATCGCCGCTACCCAAACCCTGTTGCGCGCTGGAGCACGCCGGGTGGATGTGGTGGTGTGGCTGCGCACGCCGCCACCCCACTAA
- a CDS encoding 8-amino-7-oxononanoate synthase — translation MPWLSDQARSGLARIRADQQIRQRRCIRQRDARMAMLDDGRSLRVFCSNDYLGLAADARLQQAATAAAQGLGQGSTASQHVCGFHYQQQALEAELADWLHVERVLVGGSGYALNTGAIPLLGQGAGLIASDALNHASLIDGCRLSKTPVQRYAHNDMAALAQLLDSPAGRDALIVSDAIFSMEGDSVALPSLQSLSAQYGAAVYLDDAHGFGWAGGGRGSVAGAGMDVPDDWVQMVTFGKSLGGYGAALAGHRDLLEWLLQRGRTTMFATALPPSVCAAARQALAILRAEPEHVAALHSNIAQWRALIEQRSWKALPSTSPIQALVLGTEARALAWQQALEARGFWVSAIRPPTVPANTARLRVTLSAAHTAEDIHELVAALDDIAAQETAAEQAVA, via the coding sequence ATGCCTTGGCTGTCTGATCAGGCGCGCAGCGGTCTTGCGCGGATTCGCGCAGACCAGCAGATTCGCCAGCGCCGCTGTATCCGTCAGCGCGATGCACGTATGGCCATGTTGGACGACGGGCGCTCATTGCGCGTGTTCTGTAGCAACGATTACCTGGGCCTCGCTGCCGATGCGCGCTTACAGCAGGCAGCGACGGCTGCTGCCCAGGGCTTAGGGCAGGGCAGTACCGCCTCGCAGCATGTTTGCGGCTTTCACTATCAGCAGCAGGCTCTAGAGGCCGAGCTGGCGGATTGGCTACACGTCGAGCGGGTGTTGGTCGGCGGGAGCGGCTACGCGCTGAATACCGGCGCTATTCCCTTGCTGGGTCAGGGGGCTGGTCTCATTGCATCCGATGCCCTCAATCACGCCTCTCTCATCGATGGCTGCCGCCTGAGCAAGACGCCTGTGCAGCGCTACGCGCACAACGATATGGCGGCCTTGGCGCAACTTTTGGATAGTCCCGCTGGCCGCGATGCCCTCATTGTGAGTGACGCCATCTTTAGCATGGAGGGGGATAGTGTGGCGCTGCCCAGCCTGCAGTCCTTGTCCGCGCAGTATGGTGCAGCCGTGTATTTGGATGATGCGCATGGATTTGGCTGGGCCGGAGGCGGTCGTGGCAGTGTGGCCGGCGCGGGGATGGATGTGCCCGATGACTGGGTACAGATGGTGACTTTCGGCAAATCGCTCGGTGGTTATGGTGCGGCCTTGGCGGGTCATCGTGATTTATTAGAGTGGCTGCTGCAGCGGGGGCGGACGACTATGTTCGCCACAGCACTCCCCCCCAGCGTCTGCGCCGCAGCGCGCCAGGCTTTGGCCATTCTGCGCGCGGAGCCTGAGCATGTCGCCGCCTTGCACAGCAACATTGCGCAATGGCGCGCGTTGATTGAGCAGCGTAGCTGGAAGGCCTTGCCATCGACCAGCCCTATTCAAGCCTTAGTGTTAGGGACGGAGGCGCGTGCCTTAGCCTGGCAGCAGGCCCTTGAGGCGCGTGGTTTTTGGGTGAGTGCTATTCGCCCACCCACCGTGCCGGCCAATACGGCGAGGCTCAGGGTGACCTTGTCCGCAGCGCATACGGCGGAGGATATTCACGAGCTGGTCGCCGCTTTAGACGATATTGCCGCGCAAGAGACCGCAGCTGAGCAGGCGGTGGCCTGA
- the bioD gene encoding dethiobiotin synthase has translation MPIVFVGGTDTEIGKTYTSLRLIHALRETGASVAGYKPVAAGCEQSADGWRNEDALKLLAASSPGLSYAQVNPIALPDAIAPHLAADNCGLRIDPDGMAAGAHALAQEYDWVIVEGAGGLLVPLTDKLTFLDWVAGQGWPCVLVVGMRLGCINHALLSAQALQKAGLPWAWIANRLPPLQPWVEENEATLNQWLAGPRLHLDQNHWRKVLSTLVESAC, from the coding sequence ATGCCCATTGTTTTTGTTGGCGGCACCGATACCGAAATCGGTAAGACCTACACCAGTCTTCGACTCATTCATGCCCTGCGTGAAACTGGCGCCAGTGTGGCGGGATATAAACCTGTCGCCGCCGGTTGTGAGCAAAGCGCAGACGGATGGCGGAATGAGGATGCGCTCAAGTTGCTCGCCGCGAGCTCGCCTGGCCTGAGTTACGCCCAGGTAAACCCCATCGCGCTGCCAGATGCAATTGCCCCACATTTGGCGGCAGACAATTGCGGATTGCGCATCGACCCAGATGGCATGGCAGCCGGCGCGCACGCTTTGGCGCAAGAGTACGACTGGGTGATTGTGGAAGGGGCTGGGGGCTTGCTAGTCCCACTCACCGATAAACTGACCTTTCTGGACTGGGTCGCTGGCCAGGGTTGGCCTTGTGTTTTGGTGGTCGGAATGCGTTTAGGCTGTATCAATCACGCGCTGCTCAGCGCGCAGGCCTTGCAAAAAGCCGGCTTGCCTTGGGCCTGGATTGCCAATCGCCTGCCGCCACTGCAGCCCTGGGTGGAAGAGAACGAAGCGACCTTGAATCAATGGCTAGCTGGGCCTCGGCTGCATCTGGACCAGAACCACTGGCGTAAAGTTTTAAGCACATTGGTTGAGTCTGCGTGCTGA
- the coxB gene encoding cytochrome c oxidase subunit II, protein MATSVTGLAHAVAPYNMSPGVTETTREVFGLHMLIFYICCAIGVVVFGAMIYSIFAHRRSVHPKPADFHESLKVEIAWTVAPFLILIAMAIPAAGTLIEMDDTSGSDLTVKITGYQWMWEYEYLDEEVSFLSRLAPESNQARQLDSGIDVTKVDNYLLDVDQPLVLPVGKKIRLLLTANDVIHSWWVPEITGKKDAIPGYVNKMWVKIDEPGVYRGQCAELCGRDHGFMPIVVKAVEPAEFEQWVASRGGKTDTQVAQAQPVASAPIEVAALGNIQLAEGDAGGDAGMSKEELVAKGEGVYKQNCAACHMPNGVGMPPAGFPSLVDAPKVKGPAEEQIMQVLKGKNAMPPFAYLSDEDIAAVITYTRNSWGNDYGVVEPAAVAAQR, encoded by the coding sequence ATGGCCACGTCGGTAACTGGGCTGGCCCATGCGGTCGCGCCTTACAACATGTCCCCGGGCGTGACTGAAACTACCCGCGAGGTGTTCGGTCTGCACATGCTCATTTTTTACATCTGCTGCGCTATCGGCGTAGTGGTGTTTGGCGCAATGATCTATTCGATCTTCGCGCACCGCCGCAGCGTGCACCCAAAACCAGCGGACTTCCACGAAAGTCTGAAGGTGGAAATTGCTTGGACCGTCGCGCCATTTTTGATCCTCATTGCCATGGCAATCCCAGCCGCAGGCACCTTGATCGAAATGGATGACACCTCCGGCTCTGATCTCACCGTGAAAATCACGGGTTATCAGTGGATGTGGGAGTACGAGTACCTGGACGAGGAAGTGTCCTTCCTGTCCCGTTTGGCTCCAGAGTCCAACCAAGCTCGGCAACTCGACTCCGGCATCGATGTCACCAAGGTTGATAACTACCTGCTCGACGTCGACCAGCCCTTAGTTCTGCCCGTAGGCAAGAAGATCCGCCTGCTTCTGACCGCCAACGATGTCATCCACTCTTGGTGGGTGCCTGAAATCACTGGTAAGAAAGACGCGATTCCTGGCTACGTGAACAAAATGTGGGTCAAGATTGATGAGCCAGGTGTGTATCGCGGCCAGTGCGCAGAGCTCTGCGGCCGCGATCACGGCTTCATGCCCATCGTCGTTAAAGCTGTTGAGCCCGCAGAATTCGAACAGTGGGTGGCCAGCCGCGGTGGCAAAACAGATACACAGGTTGCTCAGGCGCAGCCTGTAGCATCCGCACCGATTGAAGTTGCAGCGCTGGGCAACATTCAGCTGGCCGAGGGTGATGCTGGTGGCGACGCCGGTATGTCCAAGGAAGAGCTGGTTGCCAAGGGCGAAGGTGTTTACAAACAAAATTGTGCGGCTTGTCATATGCCCAACGGCGTAGGCATGCCCCCCGCGGGCTTCCCGTCTTTGGTCGACGCACCAAAGGTGAAAGGCCCTGCTGAAGAGCAAATCATGCAGGTGCTCAAAGGCAAAAATGCGATGCCGCCTTTTGCGTACCTCAGCGACGAAGATATCGCCGCAGTTATCACTTACACCCGCAACAGCTGGGGCAACGACTATGGTGTTGTTGAGCCCGCTGCTGTGGCCGCCCAACGCTAA